One window of the Candidatus Jettenia sp. genome contains the following:
- a CDS encoding fibronectin type III domain-containing protein: MYSMKSLFTLCIFLFGFSILMLSPQTYAAVSQIHLSWQHDPASSMTIMWSSNTSHKPPKVEYGETTAYGNVATGVDTEHGEYIHTVELTGLTPDTLYHYHVSDDGGLWSQDYTFWTAPAPGTSGTNGLVFTAVADKNSTPNSILINSALAAQNADLHIIAGDLAYTASDSNYHTWIEQQSVYAASAAVMPAWGNHDIDKPPYSFAQAHFAMPTNGTSTERYYSYDVGNAHFLAIDSNTDNSTDPGSAQHTFIDNDLASAASNPNIQWIIAYFHRNVYSGGGGHSDYTKLRTNLQPLFDKYNVDLVFHAHNHNYVRTKPLAYDSIIKDDSDNFGPEVYDFSDAGHGQIYLVVGGGGAELHPCSTTLPNWVIRCDSEFSFARVTINTNTLTFQALRSDGSILDDGFTIRKSPAGALAALYSFDEGSGQVATDSSGNGNHGTIVGGPIWTTGKSGGGLNFDGINDSVLVPRINNDEISLCAWFNKSTNDTALADAIFGGMRWNLNPQLQQGFDVRFNPDSPNILKFALVTQNASGDKTIKTATANLLNSIGNWYHVAGTYNKIKGEQKLYVNGMLVTMQTHPAGNTIVPMTAYPDMRVGYSRVNKGYFSGIIDDVRLYKRALSDKEIRDLYNAFTTGIQIHYTLDEGAGTIAHDTSGNGNHGKIQGAVWAAGKSDNGLSFDGVDDSVSVPRMNNNEISLSAWFRKNTNDTNHSDAIFSGLRWNSDPQRREGFEVRFNSSSPDTLRFSLVTRNGTGTRTTKTVKENLINSVNTWYHVVCTYNVATGKQHLYVNGQLVDTDTHPAGNTIVPLIYYTDMKIGYSRYKKGYFNGLIDDIRLYKRALTSQEIQDLYNSY; encoded by the coding sequence ATGTATTCAATGAAGTCTTTATTTACGTTGTGTATATTCCTTTTTGGTTTTTCAATTTTGATGTTATCGCCACAAACATACGCGGCGGTAAGCCAGATACACCTTTCCTGGCAACATGATCCTGCAAGTTCTATGACAATTATGTGGTCATCAAATACCAGTCACAAGCCGCCAAAGGTTGAGTATGGAGAGACTACCGCATATGGCAATGTAGCTACCGGAGTGGATACCGAGCATGGCGAATACATTCATACCGTTGAATTAACAGGCCTTACCCCGGACACGCTTTATCATTATCATGTAAGTGATGATGGGGGATTATGGAGTCAGGATTATACTTTTTGGACTGCGCCAGCGCCGGGTACATCAGGAACCAACGGTTTAGTTTTTACTGCCGTAGCAGATAAAAACTCAACACCAAATTCTATTCTTATTAATTCAGCCCTGGCTGCCCAGAATGCTGACCTGCACATCATTGCCGGTGATCTTGCATATACAGCATCTGATAGCAACTATCATACCTGGATTGAACAGCAATCTGTTTACGCCGCTTCTGCCGCCGTGATGCCGGCATGGGGAAACCACGATATTGATAAACCTCCCTATAGTTTTGCTCAGGCCCATTTTGCAATGCCCACAAATGGAACTTCGACCGAGAGATATTATTCTTACGATGTTGGGAATGCACATTTTCTGGCAATTGATTCAAATACCGATAACTCAACAGATCCTGGCAGCGCCCAGCATACCTTTATAGATAATGATCTTGCCTCTGCGGCATCAAATCCCAATATACAATGGATTATTGCTTATTTCCATCGCAATGTTTACTCAGGTGGAGGCGGGCACTCTGATTATACAAAGCTACGGACAAACCTTCAGCCTCTCTTTGATAAATACAACGTTGATTTGGTATTCCATGCCCACAATCATAATTATGTCAGAACCAAACCACTCGCTTACGATTCTATTATTAAGGATGACTCGGATAATTTTGGACCAGAAGTTTATGATTTCTCTGATGCCGGACATGGACAAATTTATCTCGTGGTTGGCGGCGGTGGTGCGGAACTTCATCCTTGCTCCACCACACTACCCAATTGGGTTATTCGGTGTGATTCGGAATTTTCATTTGCTCGCGTTACCATTAATACGAACACGTTAACATTTCAGGCGCTGAGATCTGACGGCTCCATACTTGATGATGGATTCACTATCAGAAAATCTCCTGCCGGTGCTCTGGCGGCTCTTTATTCTTTTGACGAGGGAAGCGGGCAGGTTGCAACTGATTCTTCAGGCAACGGCAATCATGGTACCATCGTCGGAGGACCTATATGGACAACAGGAAAAAGCGGAGGAGGATTGAATTTTGATGGGATTAACGATTCCGTACTCGTTCCCCGTATAAACAATGATGAGATTTCCCTGTGCGCATGGTTCAATAAAAGCACAAACGATACGGCTCTTGCTGACGCAATATTTGGTGGAATGAGATGGAACCTAAACCCTCAGTTACAGCAGGGGTTTGATGTACGATTCAACCCCGATAGCCCTAATATCCTCAAATTTGCATTGGTAACCCAGAATGCAAGTGGGGATAAAACAATAAAAACTGCCACGGCAAATTTACTCAATTCAATTGGCAACTGGTACCATGTTGCAGGCACTTACAACAAAATAAAAGGAGAACAGAAGTTGTATGTAAATGGAATGTTGGTTACTATGCAAACTCATCCGGCAGGAAATACCATAGTCCCAATGACAGCCTATCCTGATATGAGAGTAGGTTACTCAAGGGTTAATAAGGGGTATTTTAGTGGCATTATAGACGATGTACGCCTTTACAAGCGAGCATTAAGTGACAAGGAGATAAGAGACTTATACAACGCCTTTACCACAGGCATACAGATACACTATACCCTTGATGAAGGGGCAGGAACAATTGCCCATGATACCTCAGGTAATGGGAATCATGGTAAAATCCAGGGCGCTGTATGGGCAGCAGGAAAAAGCGACAACGGATTGAGCTTCGACGGGGTTGATGATTCTGTATCAGTACCCCGCATGAATAATAATGAAATCTCTCTGAGTGCGTGGTTCAGAAAAAATACCAACGATACGAACCATTCCGATGCGATATTCAGTGGGTTAAGATGGAATTCAGACCCACAGCGCCGGGAAGGGTTTGAAGTACGATTCAATTCTAGCAGCCCAGATACTCTCAGGTTTTCATTGGTAACCAGGAATGGAACTGGAACCAGAACAACAAAAACCGTGAAAGAAAATTTAATCAATTCCGTGAATACCTGGTATCATGTTGTCTGTACCTACAACGTGGCCACCGGGAAGCAGCATCTGTATGTAAATGGGCAGTTGGTTGATACCGATACACATCCGGCCGGAAATACGATTGTACCATTGATCTATTATACAGACATGAAGATAGGGTATTCACGGTATAAGAAAGGATATTTTAATGGTCTCATCGACGACATCCGCCTCTATAAGCGTGCCTTGACCAGCCAGGAGATACAGGACTTATACAATAGTTATTAA
- a CDS encoding aldehyde dehydrogenase family protein: MQNTGRYLIASEWREGKNVIEIKNPYNNDMVGITFLAEENDVEDAIQAAVRAFEETRRLPGFKRAEILGNIRDGIRKRSEEFARLITLETGKSIADSRTEVERAVGTFQIAFEESKRIFGEYIPLDISERSRNRTGINRRFPIGPIVGISPFNFPLNLIAHKVAPAFAAGNPILIKPSLKTPLTALFLGEVISESGWPAGGFSVFPCTANLAERIVADERIRMLTFTGSAGVGWRLKQIAGRKRVTLELGGNAGAIIDSSDNLDYAVKRCIASAFSFSGQICISLQRLFVNKKIYDSFMSSFVNDIKTLKMGNPMDEETRLGPMIDEQAAQRVELWVNEAVRDGATLITGGRRKGTFYESTVITNTTPQMKVNTHELFAPAVTVSRHDTFEEAVRLLNNSIYGLQASVFTNNIRHAFYAYEHLEVGGVMVNDVPSFRSDNMPYGGVKESGIGREGVRYAIEEMTEPKLLVLNLS; the protein is encoded by the coding sequence ATGCAAAATACCGGTAGATATCTCATTGCCAGCGAATGGCGGGAAGGTAAGAATGTGATTGAGATAAAGAATCCCTATAATAATGATATGGTAGGTATTACCTTTTTGGCAGAAGAGAATGATGTGGAGGATGCTATCCAGGCTGCTGTCCGTGCCTTTGAAGAGACGAGAAGGCTCCCTGGTTTTAAAAGAGCTGAAATTCTTGGTAATATTCGCGATGGAATCCGTAAAAGAAGTGAAGAGTTTGCACGGTTGATAACGCTGGAAACGGGTAAATCTATTGCCGATTCCCGGACTGAAGTAGAAAGGGCTGTCGGAACATTTCAAATAGCATTCGAGGAATCAAAAAGAATATTTGGAGAATACATTCCTTTAGATATTTCCGAGCGATCCAGGAATAGAACTGGTATAAACAGACGTTTTCCCATAGGGCCAATAGTAGGCATTTCACCTTTTAATTTTCCCCTGAACTTAATAGCCCATAAAGTGGCACCGGCGTTTGCAGCAGGAAATCCCATTCTTATCAAACCATCTTTAAAAACTCCTTTGACTGCATTGTTTCTCGGCGAAGTTATTTCTGAGTCAGGTTGGCCTGCAGGGGGTTTTAGCGTATTCCCTTGTACAGCAAATCTGGCCGAACGAATAGTAGCAGACGAACGTATCAGGATGCTTACCTTCACGGGTAGCGCCGGGGTAGGTTGGAGACTTAAACAGATTGCTGGTAGGAAAAGGGTGACATTGGAATTGGGTGGAAATGCGGGTGCGATTATTGATAGTAGTGATAATCTGGATTATGCGGTGAAGCGATGCATTGCCAGTGCTTTCTCATTTAGCGGACAGATTTGTATATCTCTCCAAAGGCTGTTTGTTAATAAAAAAATATATGACAGCTTTATGTCGAGTTTTGTAAATGATATAAAGACATTAAAAATGGGTAATCCTATGGATGAAGAAACGAGGCTTGGGCCAATGATCGATGAGCAGGCTGCACAGAGGGTGGAATTATGGGTCAATGAAGCGGTAAGAGATGGCGCGACACTCATTACCGGAGGAAGGCGTAAAGGCACGTTCTATGAGTCAACGGTAATTACCAATACCACACCGCAAATGAAGGTTAATACCCATGAGCTATTTGCACCGGCTGTAACGGTCTCAAGACACGATACTTTTGAAGAAGCGGTAAGGCTATTAAATAATTCTATCTATGGATTACAGGCAAGTGTATTTACGAATAATATACGGCATGCCTTTTACGCCTATGAGCATTTGGAGGTAGGTGGTGTGATGGTGAATGATGTACCATCTTTCCGTTCTGATAATATGCCTTATGGTGGGGTTAAGGAGTCGGGTATTGGACGGGAGGGTGTCCGTTATGCTATCGAAGAGATGACAGAACCTAAATTATTAGTTTTGAATTTATCTTAA
- the bfr gene encoding bacterioferritin, which produces MQGNTQVIEALNEILISELTSINQYFLHAKMCENWGYQCLYEDNEKRAIEEMKHAEKLMERMLFLEGSPTVSKLDKVTIGKTVKEQAENDHALEMTAIQRLQKAIKLCIDVSDGGSRELLEHILVEEEAHVDDLESYLQQIKDMGIENFLSIQVHKEENS; this is translated from the coding sequence ATGCAAGGGAATACACAAGTTATCGAAGCGCTCAATGAAATACTTATCTCAGAATTGACATCCATCAATCAATATTTTCTCCATGCCAAAATGTGTGAGAACTGGGGATATCAATGCCTGTATGAGGATAATGAAAAGAGAGCAATAGAAGAGATGAAGCATGCAGAGAAACTGATGGAACGCATGTTATTTTTAGAAGGTAGTCCTACCGTTAGTAAACTCGATAAAGTCACCATAGGAAAAACGGTGAAAGAACAAGCGGAAAATGATCATGCATTAGAAATGACAGCAATTCAGAGGCTTCAAAAGGCTATCAAACTCTGTATCGATGTGAGTGATGGTGGCTCACGCGAGTTACTGGAACATATCCTTGTCGAAGAAGAAGCCCACGTCGATGATTTAGAATCCTATTTGCAACAAATCAAGGATATGGGAATCGAGAATTTCTTGTCTATACAGGTGCATAAAGAAGAGAATTCTTAA
- a CDS encoding aspartate kinase, whose protein sequence is MGLIVQKFGGTSVANAERIRAAAKRIIETYKAGNKVIVVVSARGQTTDELIDLAYELTDNPSTRELDMLMSTGEQISIALVAMAIHALGYPAVSFTGGQVGIITDSYHTKARIRNISTNRIQKELENGTIVIVAGFQGIDANENITTLGRGGSDTTAVALASIMGADRCDIFTDVDGIYTADPRKVPYARKLNKVSYDEILELASLGAQVMHSRSIEFAKKYNVPLYVRSSFNNSEGTLICKEVKEMEDIVVSGVAVSKEDAKITIRAVPDVPGQAAKIFHEIARRNINVDMIIQNASIEGRADVTFTVPRSDLRIALETAEKIKNDLGAKEVMHDSKIAKLSVVGIGMRSHCGVAEKMFSVLADEKINIQMISTSEIKISCVIDDAHADRALRAVHTAFGLDKVEKEKEEVVKV, encoded by the coding sequence ATGGGACTTATCGTACAGAAATTTGGTGGCACTTCTGTAGCCAATGCAGAACGTATTAGAGCGGCCGCAAAACGTATCATAGAGACATACAAGGCCGGGAATAAGGTAATTGTGGTAGTGTCAGCAAGAGGTCAAACGACTGATGAACTGATCGATCTTGCCTACGAACTAACGGATAATCCATCAACACGTGAACTTGATATGCTTATGTCTACCGGAGAACAGATTTCCATAGCCCTTGTGGCTATGGCAATCCATGCGCTTGGATATCCGGCTGTTTCTTTTACCGGAGGACAGGTAGGTATCATTACTGACAGCTATCATACCAAGGCGCGCATCAGGAACATTAGTACGAATCGTATTCAAAAAGAACTGGAGAACGGTACAATTGTTATTGTTGCCGGATTTCAGGGTATTGATGCAAATGAAAATATTACCACTCTCGGACGCGGTGGTTCGGATACAACGGCTGTAGCTTTAGCCTCTATCATGGGGGCAGACAGATGTGACATTTTTACTGATGTGGATGGTATCTATACCGCTGACCCACGGAAAGTTCCGTATGCAAGGAAACTTAATAAGGTATCGTATGATGAGATACTTGAACTGGCAAGCCTAGGAGCACAGGTGATGCATTCCCGTTCAATCGAATTTGCAAAAAAATATAACGTTCCCCTGTATGTCCGGTCAAGTTTTAATAATAGCGAAGGGACGTTGATTTGTAAGGAGGTGAAGGAGATGGAGGATATCGTTGTTAGCGGTGTTGCAGTAAGCAAAGAAGATGCAAAGATTACCATTCGGGCTGTACCCGACGTTCCTGGTCAGGCTGCTAAGATATTTCATGAGATTGCCCGAAGGAATATTAACGTAGATATGATTATACAGAATGCCAGTATCGAGGGTAGGGCGGATGTAACATTCACGGTTCCAAGAAGTGATTTACGAATAGCCCTGGAAACTGCAGAAAAGATAAAGAATGACCTTGGTGCTAAAGAAGTTATGCATGATAGTAAGATTGCTAAACTTTCAGTGGTAGGTATTGGCATGCGGAGTCACTGCGGTGTAGCTGAAAAAATGTTTAGTGTATTAGCAGACGAGAAGATCAATATTCAGATGATCAGTACCTCAGAGATCAAGATCTCCTGTGTGATTGATGATGCCCATGCTGATCGTGCCTTACGGGCTGTTCATACAGCTTTTGGACTCGATAAAGTAGAAAAGGAAAAGGAAGAGGTCGTTAAGGTATAA
- a CDS encoding radical SAM protein, producing MSHPHHPHGQHPGGHSIPHGHGNMPETIRETYARIKDDTSGKSAAEYMKNMKNQLRLVFWETTAGCNLECIHCRRLDVSTTLARDDMSTKEAFAFVDAVAETGKPILVLSGGEPLFRPDIFEIAKYAVSKGLSVALATNGTLVDDKTAKRIVDAGIARVSISFDGADARTHDEFRKIPGSFERSIAGFKRLKDLGMSMQINCTIAKHNVDQVDDLYQLALKMGAEALHIFMLVPVGCGVQIADDQMLHPKKYEEVLNHFYDLSKEARIQTKATCAPHYFRIMRERAKEEGVTISPKTHGMAAMTKGCLAGTGVCFVSHKGEVFPCGYLPVEAGHVRKQKFVDIWNNSPVFQKLRDPDLLEGKCGACEYKKVCEGCRARAFYDTGNYLAEEPYCIYQPKMARTDKV from the coding sequence ATGTCGCATCCACATCATCCACATGGTCAACATCCAGGTGGTCACTCCATACCTCATGGGCATGGTAATATGCCAGAAACTATACGAGAAACCTATGCACGTATAAAAGATGATACTTCCGGCAAGTCTGCTGCCGAATATATGAAGAACATGAAAAATCAGTTGCGTCTGGTTTTTTGGGAAACAACGGCAGGATGTAACCTGGAGTGTATCCACTGTCGCAGGCTTGATGTAAGCACGACCCTCGCCAGGGATGACATGTCTACAAAAGAGGCTTTCGCCTTTGTAGATGCCGTTGCGGAAACGGGTAAACCTATTCTGGTACTCAGTGGAGGTGAACCGCTCTTCAGGCCCGACATCTTCGAGATAGCAAAGTATGCGGTAAGTAAAGGGCTGAGCGTTGCGTTAGCAACCAATGGAACACTGGTTGACGATAAGACTGCAAAAAGAATTGTAGATGCAGGCATTGCCCGCGTATCGATCAGTTTTGATGGTGCAGATGCCAGGACTCATGATGAATTCCGAAAGATACCAGGTTCATTCGAACGTTCTATCGCAGGGTTTAAACGATTGAAGGACCTTGGCATGAGTATGCAAATCAACTGTACCATTGCAAAACATAATGTCGATCAGGTCGACGATCTGTATCAACTCGCTCTTAAGATGGGTGCAGAGGCATTGCATATCTTTATGCTCGTACCGGTGGGATGCGGTGTTCAGATTGCTGATGATCAGATGCTTCACCCAAAAAAATATGAAGAAGTACTGAACCATTTTTACGACCTTTCCAAAGAGGCCAGGATTCAAACAAAGGCCACCTGTGCGCCCCATTATTTCCGTATTATGCGGGAACGTGCCAAAGAGGAAGGTGTTACCATATCACCCAAGACGCATGGCATGGCTGCCATGACGAAAGGGTGTCTGGCTGGTACCGGTGTATGTTTCGTTTCCCATAAGGGAGAGGTCTTTCCTTGTGGTTATTTGCCGGTAGAGGCCGGTCATGTAAGAAAACAAAAATTTGTAGATATCTGGAATAATTCACCTGTCTTTCAGAAGCTGCGTGACCCCGATCTTCTGGAAGGTAAATGCGGGGCATGTGAATATAAGAAGGTATGCGAAGGCTGCAGGGCACGGGCATTTTACGATACCGGCAACTATTTGGCTGAAGAACCTTATTGTATTTATCAGCCAAAAATGGCCCGTACAGACAAAGTTTAG
- the cimA gene encoding citramalate synthase translates to MDKIFIYDTTLRDGSQSEGISFSLQDKLAITLKLDDLGVDYIEGGYPIANPKDEAYFKEVKSLKLHHAKVASFGSTRRADKHVEDDRNVTALLQADTPVVTIVGKSWDFQVTDVLKVSLDENLKMVSDTVAYLKSKNREVFFDAEHFFDGYKKNREYALRVLQAAQSSGADAIVLCDTNGGSLPAEVAEIVRDVRQKIQGTLGIHVHNDGDLAVANTLAAIDQGVRQVQGTINGFGERCGNADLCSIIPNLVLKRGYHCLRDGRLKKLTEVSRYVYETANLLLRPNQPFVGTSAFAHKGGLHINAIQKNKGTYEHIPPESVGNERKILISELSGSSTILAKIEKFHLTHDGAFMRSILETVQNLENEGYQFESAEASFELLVRKKAGRYKPFFNLQGFRVIVEKRENGLPITEATVKVEVDGIQELSASEGEGPVNALDSALRKALERFYPSLKDMKLVDYKVRVINPRKGTAAKVRVIIESQDEKNIWNTVGVSENLIDASWHALVDSIEYKLLKEQEMVSKK, encoded by the coding sequence ATGGATAAAATTTTTATTTACGATACCACATTACGTGATGGCAGCCAATCTGAAGGGATATCCTTCTCGTTACAGGATAAACTAGCCATTACCTTAAAGTTAGACGATCTGGGGGTAGATTATATAGAAGGTGGTTATCCTATTGCCAATCCGAAAGATGAAGCCTACTTTAAGGAAGTAAAATCGCTGAAATTACATCATGCAAAGGTCGCGTCTTTTGGAAGCACACGGAGGGCGGATAAGCATGTCGAAGATGACCGAAATGTAACAGCACTATTGCAGGCAGATACACCTGTTGTTACCATTGTCGGGAAGAGCTGGGATTTTCAGGTAACGGATGTACTGAAAGTATCACTGGATGAGAATCTCAAGATGGTTTCCGATACGGTCGCATATCTTAAATCCAAAAACCGGGAAGTCTTTTTTGATGCCGAACATTTTTTCGATGGGTATAAAAAAAACCGGGAATACGCCCTGAGGGTACTTCAGGCAGCCCAGTCCTCAGGCGCTGATGCTATCGTATTATGTGATACGAACGGGGGCAGTTTACCTGCAGAAGTGGCTGAGATCGTAAGAGACGTCAGGCAAAAAATACAAGGTACGTTGGGTATCCACGTCCATAATGACGGTGATCTTGCAGTGGCAAATACTCTTGCAGCCATAGATCAGGGGGTAAGACAGGTGCAGGGAACGATTAACGGGTTTGGGGAGCGCTGTGGGAATGCAGATTTATGTTCCATTATTCCCAACCTGGTTTTGAAAAGGGGATATCATTGTTTACGTGATGGCAGACTGAAAAAGCTTACCGAGGTATCCAGGTACGTTTATGAAACGGCTAATCTGCTTCTTCGGCCTAATCAACCGTTTGTAGGGACCAGCGCCTTTGCCCATAAAGGCGGGCTACATATTAATGCCATTCAAAAAAATAAGGGTACCTATGAGCATATTCCTCCGGAATCAGTGGGAAATGAGCGGAAGATATTGATCTCTGAGCTTTCAGGCAGTTCGACGATCCTTGCAAAGATAGAAAAGTTTCATCTGACCCATGATGGCGCTTTTATGAGATCTATCCTTGAAACGGTTCAAAATCTGGAGAATGAAGGATATCAATTCGAATCTGCTGAGGCGTCATTTGAACTCCTGGTAAGGAAAAAAGCCGGCCGATATAAACCCTTCTTTAACTTGCAAGGATTTCGGGTGATTGTTGAGAAGAGAGAAAACGGATTACCGATAACAGAGGCAACGGTCAAGGTAGAGGTGGATGGTATCCAGGAGCTTTCTGCAAGTGAGGGGGAAGGACCTGTGAATGCCCTTGATTCAGCGCTGCGCAAGGCATTGGAGCGATTCTACCCGTCATTAAAAGATATGAAACTCGTGGATTATAAAGTCCGGGTCATTAATCCACGGAAAGGAACCGCAGCCAAGGTGAGGGTAATTATTGAATCACAGGATGAAAAAAATATCTGGAATACCGTCGGTGTATCAGAAAATTTAATCGATGCAAGCTGGCATGCCCTTGTGGATAGTATTGAATATAAACTATTAAAAGAACAGGAAATGGTAAGTAAGAAATAA
- a CDS encoding ABC transporter ATP-binding protein yields MIKTEHLSKYYSSHSQHEVRAIRDITLEITKKSFVIFKGPSGSGKTTLLNVIGTLDRPTEGKVFMYGEDITYFSDIALSRLRREKIGFIFQDFHLIPRLTSWENVSYPLIPLGVDSKKRFERARLLLEKVELGNRLDHTPEELSGGQQQRVAIARALINNPEIIIADEPTSNIDEETGEQMLELLTELKDNGATILVATHDARFEKVADRVFTLKNGRAE; encoded by the coding sequence ATGATAAAAACTGAGCATTTAAGTAAATATTATAGCAGCCATTCTCAACACGAAGTACGTGCCATACGGGATATTACTTTAGAAATCACGAAAAAGAGCTTTGTGATATTCAAAGGACCTTCCGGCTCCGGGAAAACCACCCTACTCAATGTCATTGGTACACTCGATAGACCTACTGAAGGCAAGGTGTTTATGTATGGTGAAGATATCACCTATTTTTCGGATATTGCTCTTTCAAGATTACGGCGGGAAAAGATCGGTTTTATTTTTCAAGATTTTCATCTCATCCCGCGGCTTACCAGTTGGGAGAATGTCTCTTATCCCCTTATTCCGTTAGGAGTCGATTCCAAAAAACGTTTTGAAAGGGCACGATTACTTTTAGAAAAGGTCGAACTTGGTAACCGGTTGGACCACACACCTGAAGAACTGAGTGGAGGACAGCAACAAAGGGTAGCTATTGCACGGGCATTGATAAATAATCCTGAGATCATTATTGCTGATGAGCCCACATCGAATATTGACGAAGAAACCGGTGAGCAGATGTTAGAACTTTTAACAGAACTGAAGGACAATGGGGCTACTATTTTGGTTGCCACACATGATGCCCGGTTTGAGAAAGTTGCTGATAGAGTTTTTACATTGAAAAATGGTAGGGCTGAATAA
- a CDS encoding FtsX-like permease family protein, giving the protein MVRKHINLFLLATENLLRHRTKTLVVCLCIIAILSPFVTAIAISEGIRTQSLVSVKEGADLYLTFDEFGRNAAIPLKYLDEIKKIFGVTKAIPRIIGRGFLQNKLAVIVGINKEDIPKSITCISGRIFENANEVVVGHELKEHFKLQIGDQFSMRGQQRKNFTVVGIFSSDSSIWGSSMILMSFNDAGELFGKQGVATDIQIHSLPGHNSEIATDLYDILQNEPYRLQDKQMIQLYFKKGFMLKEGIFTALYTVAFALGIPAILVASGFGLSERKREIGIMKATGWNTLEVLELISFEQLLISLLGATIAIVLSILWIKLFNGAFIAQFFIAEIPMLPKFTLPARFLPLPCLLSFFFAFILTMVGSIYSSWKASTESPVISMK; this is encoded by the coding sequence ATGGTTCGTAAACACATTAATTTATTCCTCCTGGCAACAGAAAATTTATTACGGCACAGGACAAAGACCCTTGTTGTTTGTCTCTGTATTATTGCCATCCTTTCACCTTTTGTAACAGCTATTGCTATCTCAGAAGGCATCAGGACACAATCACTGGTTTCTGTTAAAGAAGGTGCAGACCTCTATCTTACCTTCGACGAATTCGGCAGGAATGCGGCCATTCCCCTCAAGTATCTTGATGAAATAAAAAAAATCTTCGGAGTAACAAAGGCAATACCACGGATTATCGGCAGAGGCTTTTTACAAAATAAACTGGCGGTTATTGTTGGCATTAACAAAGAAGACATTCCAAAATCTATCACCTGCATTTCAGGCAGGATTTTTGAAAATGCAAACGAGGTAGTTGTGGGTCATGAATTGAAAGAGCATTTTAAGTTACAGATCGGTGACCAGTTTAGCATGCGCGGACAACAGCGTAAAAATTTTACCGTTGTGGGGATTTTCTCTTCAGATTCCAGTATCTGGGGGTCCTCTATGATACTCATGTCTTTCAACGACGCAGGTGAATTATTCGGCAAACAGGGTGTTGCAACAGATATACAAATCCACAGTCTGCCGGGACACAACTCAGAAATCGCTACCGATCTCTATGATATCCTGCAAAATGAGCCTTACAGGCTCCAGGATAAACAGATGATTCAGTTATATTTTAAAAAGGGATTTATGCTCAAGGAGGGTATATTTACCGCATTATATACCGTAGCATTTGCCCTTGGCATACCGGCTATATTAGTGGCTTCAGGTTTCGGATTGTCTGAACGAAAAAGGGAGATTGGCATTATGAAGGCTACAGGATGGAATACCTTAGAGGTTCTAGAACTCATCTCCTTTGAGCAGTTGCTTATTAGTTTGCTCGGGGCGACGATAGCCATTGTGTTATCCATTCTCTGGATTAAACTTTTCAATGGTGCATTTATTGCCCAATTTTTTATCGCAGAGATACCGATGCTGCCTAAATTCACTTTACCGGCAAGGTTCCTCCCCTTGCCATGTTTATTGAGTTTCTTTTTTGCCTTTATACTTACGATGGTTGGCAGTATCTATTCCTCCTGGAAGGCATCCACCGAATCACCGGTTATATCAATGAAATAA
- a CDS encoding type II toxin-antitoxin system RelE/ParE family toxin, producing MAKIKWTLQALEDVEAVVNFIKRDSRYYARMFAIKVFEAVDRLELFPESGRVVPELNRKEIREVIIGNYRIIYRIRDELVEILTVYHSSRLFDVSKIKNLL from the coding sequence ATGGCTAAAATAAAATGGACTCTTCAAGCTTTAGAAGATGTTGAAGCCGTAGTAAATTTTATTAAAAGGGATTCAAGATATTACGCACGGATGTTTGCAATTAAAGTTTTCGAGGCAGTAGATCGGTTAGAATTATTTCCCGAATCCGGACGGGTTGTGCCGGAATTAAATCGTAAAGAAATCAGAGAAGTTATTATTGGTAATTACAGGATAATTTATAGAATAAGAGATGAATTAGTAGAGATACTTACAGTTTATCATTCCTCAAGGCTGTTCGATGTTAGCAAAATAAAGAATTTGTTATAA